The region GTAGTCAATCCGTCGTCCTCGCAGACACTCAGCGCCTACAAGAGCGCAGCAAAATCTGTCAGCACAGCAAGCCACCCCGCCAATGTGTTTGGAGGAGATCTAGTTTCATCCGGATCTTCGTCTGCTTCAGCTAGCCCTAGCCCAACTAAcagcggaggaggaggaggcggcggcggcggtgcttatggaggaggtggtggaagtggtggtgctgctgcggaTGTGAGAGCTCCGGCCGGTGTGGTTGCGGCTTTTGCGCTGGGAATGGCTGCGTTTCTGGTCGGGTAATGGATGTGCTACGGGCTGTACAACCAAGTTTATCAACGAAGGCTACTGTTGGCGGTGTATTGTGGTATCGTAGATAATGGCTACTATGAGTCTGGGGAATCAATTCCAAGTCACAACGTAACATGGACACATTTTAGTGATGTAGAAGAAGAGTAATTGGGTCAATTATGCATGTTGATTGGATATGACTGTCATCACTTGCAATCTTCCAGAATGAGCTGTGCAGCTTTCAGTGCCACAGCATAAAGTGCCGACATAGTATGAGACGTGATCTGGAAAGGCAGGATCCCAGCATCCACAACCCGTAGGTTCTTAGTTCCATAGACACTATAAGCAATCAGTATGTCATTCTTACCGTGGTCAGTCACCACTTACCGCAGTCGAGAATCCACCACTCCTCCCAGCTGTCTCGGCATCATGGCCGTAGTTCCTATCCAGTGACTCGCTCCACCGCTTGACCGTTTGAGCCATGCAAGATACTCTGCATCTGTGCCATTAGGTCCGATTTTGGGGTCGTAGTACGCGTCTTCAACGTAACCAGCAAAGGGTTTACTTGTCCAGAGTTCTCGGGAAGCCCGTGCGATAGCAAGGGCTACTTGTTGATCAAAAGGATCTGTGAGAAGGCGAGGCATGATGACGGGAAATTCGAAGGGGTCAGTGGAATGTATGTGCACATGGCCTCTTGATAGTGGCATTACTGGCCAGAAGATGCCATTGAAGACGGTCGGATATGTCTCGGCGATGAATTCTGCGACGGGCACTTCGGCGTGTAAGTGCAATTATCTCATGGAGATGGGCTGAATGACTTACATCGTGATTTGACGATTAGTTGTATTGTAACATTCAGAATTTGCTCTGccccttcaatgttgactgcCGCTCCAGCATCGACAAGAGATTTGGCGCGAGAAGCCAGACTTGCCGTGGAGACCAGAGAGTCAGCAATGGAGGATGCAGCTGGGGATGAAAAGGTCAGTATATGCGGCGCCGTCGGTTCCGAACTACTTAACTTGTTGTCCAAATCTGGTCAATATTGACTAGGGAGATTTCAGGGCCGAATATATTTAGCCCATCAACCATGGAGGTGTCATTGTGGTACTTTTTTGACATGAGCGCTGACGTCCCAGATCCAGGTTGATCCTAACACAGTCATCAGTTCTATCGTTTCGTAAACAAGGACACACACGTACGTTGAGGTTTGCACCAACTCCGGGCAGATCCACAAGTTGCTTGACTTTTGCTGCGGACAAGACGCTGTGTTTACCAACTCCAGATCGTTCCAAGATTGGTGCCGATGCCAGTGTACCAGCCGCAAGGATCACGGATTTGCGTGCTCTGACACTATAAATCACTCCCTTGCCTTTGGTGTGACTGGAGGCGAAGGTGACCCCTGTTGCTTTGAGGTGCTTATCGAATGTCACTTTTGTCACTGTATGGTTAGCAAGTACAGTCAAGCTTTGTCTCTGTTGACTTGGTGCCCAAAGCAGAGCGTCCGCTGCTGATGATCGTATGTTTTTGCCTCTCACCAGATCGTACCAGAGTGTCCAGGAGGTGGATGCAGAGACAACTGAAGTGCGATTAGACAAGTCATTTCCAATCTTGAGGCCTGAGAATGCGAGCGGTAGGCCCTCCTTGTATATTTGTACGGCTTTGGGGATACGCATAGGTGTCTAAATGGGTCAATTGATCTGATCTGAGTATTGGCGGTGCCGATGTGGACGCTTACGGAGAAGGATGTATTGACTTGACCGTGGTAGCCATGTACATCCGGGTCGTAGCCTGCGCCTTGTGCAATTTGAGCGTCTGTTGGCGGAATGTTTCGTTCAATTGCTGTCATATACTTTGAATCCGTCAGCAATCAGTTTGTTCTGAAGTCGGATCGACGGCTCGTACTGGCTCGAGACTATCCCAATTCCAACCAGGGTTGCCAAGGGTCTCCAATTTATCAATTTCAGCTTTGGTCGGCCTATACCAGACCATCCCGTTTACTACGAATATCAGCATAGCACTAGCTGTTATTTTCTGAGAGACTCACTCGAAGTTGACCCGCCGATACAAGCCCCAGCGTCAATGGTAGAGTTCAGCTTTTTACCAGCATCGTCATACCTGGGGTAGTTCCAATTACAGTAAACAGCAGGATACGGTCGGCCACCGGCGTCCCAAACCGCAGGATTCCATGAGCCGTCTGGCCCAGCCTCTACTATGAGGACTGAATGGCCTTGCCCACTAAGCTTTGGTCATGTTCGTGTTAGCGGATAGTTCCAAATTGCGAATTCCAGAAACGAAAGGCCCATTACTTTGTTTCCAACGGTCAGTCCGGAAAGGCCGGCACCGACAATCACAAAGTCGAATGCCTTGTCTGCTGCCAGCGCGGGGTTGTCTGAGACGAGGGTTGCTCCCGCGACTGAAGCCAATGTCGCGATGGCATACGAGAAGACTGGCGACAACATTATATCCAAAAGTTCGCAATCAAGTCAACGGACAAAAAGACTACTTTTGAACCTTCCAATACAAAACGAGACACGAAGGACAAAGAAACAGAGTTGAGCATGCATTTCAATTGCTGACGAAAATCCTCATGCGAGAATGCGACATAGTCGCATCAGGCCAATCATGACACCGAAACTTTATTACCCCCATCCAAATTCATGCAGGGATAATCGAGACTAAGTGATCTGTCTTGCCCAAACCCTGGCATGGATGGTAAGCTTGATTTTATGCGAGCATTGTGTGCGGTGGCTCTGCTGTTCATAATTACGTACAATACCTGGAATCGGCACCGTAGGCTCAATGCATATCTAGAACCCTGCGCAGTCATTGGATTGGTTGGTAATTGATTACACCGGCGGTTAATCAAAAAAGTACACCATCATTTGAAATCGCTAGTCGATTGTGCTTAACTCAAAAAATTTTGGGTCGGAGATATTATCAATGTGCCATCgtgtggtgtttggatgGGTTTCACAAGATTGTTACGAGCTGTCGTCCGTTCCGTTACACCACAGGACCAAAGGGTTTAGCCAATAATCGCGTTTCTAGTAACCATTGCGGCAGATTGTATTGACTATATTGGTATCGTCTGAAGCAGGAACATGGTTAAAACGAGCGCTGCTCCTAGTTCCCGACCGATAATGCAAAATACATTTGGCGGTTTGAAAGGCTAATGCTGCTCATCTACACACGCATACCCTATGCTTGATCGCACACCGAGGTATATTATTGCAAGCTCTTACGAATGAGGTGCCAGCCCTTTACAAACTTGTTCTAGGCATTCCTAAGATGTATCGAAATTGGTACGGAGGAAATGGTGAATGATTGCAAGTTGCTACCTTGCAATCATTCCTTGTAAACCAATTGAACTACTGTTACTTCGCTATAGAATTTGACGACTCTCTTTGACCATGATCCACACTTGGGATCAACGACGAGCTGATTTaaacaaacaaacagaaAAAATAGgattaaaaaaaaaaaaaatgatAGAGACAGCCTACTTAAGTAGTCGTCATTTTCCCCGCCAGTCAACATGTAACAATTGCTGTAGACGAGCTTTCGCCCTCTGCAGCCCGACTGTGGTCGATCACGTGCATTTCAGGCAGACAACGTCAGGTCGAGTCTCGAGTCCTTTGTTTCCTCAAGCACCAACATTTACCTTGGCAAATCCGACATTTGCAAACCCAAACGGCTTTGAGTTATTTACAATCTATTGAGCGCGCGCGATCTGTCTCATAGATCTGACCATAGAGTAAGACGCACCACACAGGTGGCCGGAGCAAGGCACCATGGCTACCACCTCCAACATGTTCCTTTACTCGCTCACTATTCAGCCGCCAACTAACGTCACTTTGGCCATAGTTGGCCAATTCTCTGGAACCAAAGAACAGCAGATCGTTGTGGCTTCTGGCTCGCGGCTGGTCATCTATCGTCCACATGCAATTTCGGGCTCAGTCACAAAGATATTGTCGCAAGATGTGTTTGGTATCATTAGATCCATTGCTGCCTTCCGCCTCGCTGGGGGCTCAAAAGGTTAGTCGTGTCCTCACAGTAGTCATACTGGAGCTTCCACAATCACCCTCTTATGTTTCATCTGCCAAGTACTAATTCTATTTTGTTAATAGATTATATAATCCTGGCTACTGATTCTGGCCGGATTGCCATCGTTGAGTATACACCATCGAACAATTGCTTCTCTCGTGTCCATCTTGAAACCTTTGGAAAGTCTGGCGTTCGCCGCGTTATACCAGGTCAATATCTTGCTGCAGATCCAAAAGGACGGGCGTGTCTAATTGCTTCTATCGAAAAGAACAAGCTAGTCTACGTCCTCAATCGTAACGCCGAGGCGGACGTAACTGTATCGTCACCACTTGAGGCACATAGGCATGGAGTTCTTGTCTTCTCGCTTATCGCCCTCGATGTTGGCTACGCGAACCCGGTATTTGCGGCACTAGAGGCGGATTACGCTGAGCTAGAACAAGATGAATCAGCACATGTGGAAATCCAACTCGTGTATTACGAATTAGATCTTGGATTGAATCACGTCGTCCGCAAGTGGTCCGGAGTAGTGGACTCGACATCCTCTTTGCTTTTCCAAGTTCCTGGCGGAAACGACGGTCCTAGTGGCGTACTAGTTTGCGGAGAGGAGAATATCACATTCAGGCATTCAAACCAGGAAGCTCTCCGCATTCCGATCCCAAGACGCAGAGGACCGATGGAGGATCCACAAAGAAAGCGTACTATTGTATCAGGAGTAATGCATAAGCTCAAGGGCAGTGCTATTgcatttttcttcttgctccagAGCGACGATGGAGATTTATTCAAGGTAACGCTAGAAATGGCGGAGCATACTGATGGAAACCTAACTGGCGAAGTCACCCGTCTCAAGATCAAGTATTTTGATACGATTCCCGTTTCAAATAGTATTTGTATACTAAAAAGTGGCTTCCTCTTTGCAGCAAGCGAATTTGGTAACTACCACTATTACCAGTTTGAAAATCttggcgacgacgacgaagagacaGAATTCATCAGTGATGATTTTCCTACTGACCCAAAGGCATCCTATCAACCAGTCTACTTCTCCCCGCGACCACTAGAAAATTTGACTCTGGTCGAGACTGTCACTTCTTTAGCTCCGCTGATGGATTGCAAAGTAGCAACAGCCCCCGGGAAGGCCAACCCGCAAATTTACACGGTCTGTGGCAATGGTGCAAGGAGCACATTTCGAATGCTGAAGCATGGTGTGGAAGTGAACGAGCTTGTTGCTTCGGAGCTGCCTGGGACCCCTTCGGCAGTCTGGACCACTAGGCTTGCTAACACTGATGACTACGACGCATACATCATACTTACCTTCTTACACGATACTATGGTTTTAAGCGTCGGAGAAACAGTGACTCAAGTAACTGATTCCGGATTTCTTACAGCCGTGGCGACACTTGCAGTTCAGCAGATCGGCAACAATAGTCTCATCCAAGTCTACGCAAAAGGGATCCGCCATATACAAGGTGGGCTTATTACCGAGTGGCCCGCCCCCCAGCATCGTACCattgttgccgccgccacgaATGAACGGCAAGTCGCCGTTGCTCTCAGCTCAGGTGAAGTCGTTTACTTTGAGGTCGATGAAGACGGCTCTCTCGCTGAGTTTGACgagagaaaagaaatagGCAGTGTTACGTCTCTCGGTTTAGGACCCGTGCCTGAAGGTCGCCTTAGAAGCTCCTTTCTTGCTGTTGGGTGTGATGACTGTACGGTTCGAATACTAAGCTTAGAGCCGGACTCAACACTCGAAAGCAAGTCTGTACAGGCTCTAACTGCAGCACCATCGTCGCTTTGCATTTTATATATGGAGGACTCTTCTTCGGGAGGCTCTACGCTATATCTGCACATTGGTCTGAATTCTGGCGTGTACTTGAGAACTGTGCTGGATGAAGTCACAGGCGACTTGAGTGATACACGGCTCAGATTCCTCGGCCTAAAACCCGTGAAACTCTCTCCGGTCATTCTTCGAGGTCAAAAGTGTGTCTTGGCACTTAGCACCACCTCGTGGATAGCACAAGTCGATCCAATTATGGGTGGCTTTCTAGTCACGCCTCTGTCGTATCATGAGCTGGAGTGGGCGTGGAACTTCACAAGCAAACAATGTGAGGAGGGTATAGTTGGGATTCACATGAATTATCTTTAGTAAGTGTCTCCTCTTACCTCAAGCCCTCCCTGCCAGTTTTTATACTCACCAGGCGAGCTCTACTTGAGTGCTGGCCTGTCATTGCATCTAGACTACTAAGTTACTAACCGTGAACTTCACAGCATATTCTCCCTCGACAACCTACGGGATACGTTCATCCAAAAAGCCATTCCTCTTTCATACACCCCGAGACAGCTGCTACAACATCCAGGTCAGGCTTACTTTTACACCATAGAATCCGAAAACGATACACTTGATCCGTCACTTCGCGAACAGTTGCTGGCCGATGCGAATATCACAAATGGCGACGCCGAAGCTGCACGGCTCTCGTTGCAACATTTTGGCCTCCCAAAGGGCCAGGGCAGATGGGCGTCTTGCATTAGTGTCATTGACCCAACTGTAGGGACTGCAGAGGTTCTCAACACAGTTCACTTTGAAGGGAATGAAGCGGCCGTCAGTGCAGCGGCAGTATCTTTCACAAGTCAAGATGATGAGAGCTTCTTAGTTGTTGGAACAGGAAAAGACATGACCGTCAATCCCAGGCAGTCGTCGGAGGGATACATACATGTCTATC is a window of Pochonia chlamydosporia 170 chromosome 5, whole genome shotgun sequence DNA encoding:
- a CDS encoding alcohol oxidase (similar to Fomitiporia mediterranea MF3/22 XP_007269669.1) — translated: MLSPVFSYAIATLASVAGATLVSDNPALAADKAFDFVIVGAGLSGLTVGNKLSGQGHSVLIVEAGPDGSWNPAVWDAGGRPYPAVYCNWNYPRYDDAGKKLNSTIDAGACIGGSTSINGMVWYRPTKAEIDKLETLGNPGWNWDSLEPYMTAIERNIPPTDAQIAQGAGYDPDVHGYHGQVNTSFSTPMRIPKAVQIYKEGLPLAFSGLKIGNDLSNRTSVVSASTSWTLWYDLVRGKNIRSSAADALLWAPSQQRQSLTVLANHTVTKVTFDKHLKATGVTFASSHTKGKGVIYSVRARKSVILAAGTLASAPILERSGVGKHSVLSAAKVKQLVDLPGVGANLNDQPGSGTSALMSKKYHNDTSMVDGLNIFGPEISLVNIDQIWTTTASSIADSLVSTASLASRAKSLVDAGAAVNIEGAEQILNVTIQLIVKSRLPVAEFIAETYPTVFNGIFWPVMPLSRGHVHIHSTDPFEFPVIMPRLLTDPFDQQVALAIARASRELWTSKPFAGYVEDAYYDPKIGPNGTDAEYLAWLKRSSGGASHWIGTTAMMPRQLGGVVDSRLRVYGTKNLRVVDAGILPFQITSHTMSALYAVALKAAQLILEDCK
- a CDS encoding splicing factor 3B subunit 3 (similar to Aspergillus terreus NIH2624 XP_001212565.1) is translated as MATTSNMFLYSLTIQPPTNVTLAIVGQFSGTKEQQIVVASGSRLVIYRPHAISGSVTKILSQDVFGIIRSIAAFRLAGGSKDYIILATDSGRIAIVEYTPSNNCFSRVHLETFGKSGVRRVIPGQYLAADPKGRACLIASIEKNKLVYVLNRNAEADVTVSSPLEAHRHGVLVFSLIALDVGYANPVFAALEADYAELEQDESAHVEIQLVYYELDLGLNHVVRKWSGVVDSTSSLLFQVPGGNDGPSGVLVCGEENITFRHSNQEALRIPIPRRRGPMEDPQRKRTIVSGVMHKLKGSAIAFFFLLQSDDGDLFKVTLEMAEHTDGNLTGEVTRLKIKYFDTIPVSNSICILKSGFLFAASEFGNYHYYQFENLGDDDEETEFISDDFPTDPKASYQPVYFSPRPLENLTLVETVTSLAPLMDCKVATAPGKANPQIYTVCGNGARSTFRMLKHGVEVNELVASELPGTPSAVWTTRLANTDDYDAYIILTFLHDTMVLSVGETVTQVTDSGFLTAVATLAVQQIGNNSLIQVYAKGIRHIQGGLITEWPAPQHRTIVAAATNERQVAVALSSGEVVYFEVDEDGSLAEFDERKEIGSVTSLGLGPVPEGRLRSSFLAVGCDDCTVRILSLEPDSTLESKSVQALTAAPSSLCILYMEDSSSGGSTLYLHIGLNSGVYLRTVLDEVTGDLSDTRLRFLGLKPVKLSPVILRGQKCVLALSTTSWIAQVDPIMGGFLVTPLSYHELEWAWNFTSKQCEEGIVGIHMNYLYIFSLDNLRDTFIQKAIPLSYTPRQLLQHPGQAYFYTIESENDTLDPSLREQLLADANITNGDAEAARLSLQHFGLPKGQGRWASCISVIDPTVGTAEVLNTVHFEGNEAAVSAAAVSFTSQDDESFLVVGTGKDMTVNPRQSSEGYIHVYRFLDDGKNLEFIHKTKVEEPPTALHSFNGRLLAGIGKMLRIYDLGMRQLLRKAQADIAPQLIVSLQSQGFRIVIGDVQHGVTMAVYHPLSNQLLPFAEDTIARWTTCTAMIDYESVAGGDKFGNIWIVRCPEKASTQADEPAANVQLTNERSYLHGASHRLQLMSHVFVQDIPTSICKTSLVVGGQDVLLWTGLHGTIGVLIPLATRETADFFQTLEMHMRNEDPPLAGRDHLMYRGYYAPVKGVIDGDLCERFALLPREKKEMIADELDRSVREVERRISDVRIRSAF